TATTAGGATAAAAATTACTTATTTTATTCTTTCTATACAAATAATGATATTTTTTTAAAACATTAATTTTTTTTAAAGAATTTTGAAAATTAAATTTTTTAAATTCTATTTTTTTTAAGTAAATCATATGATTTATCATTAATTTGCAAAATTGAATGTGTTTTAATTTATAAATATTAAATATTTTATTAAAGATAAAAAAAGAATCTTTATTTTTACTTGATTTAATATTTTTATTTCTCTTTTTAAAAATATAATTTTTACTTAAAATAATATTTTTGTAAGGTATTTTTTTTTTTAAAAAAAATTTATTTCTTAGATTATATATATCTAACTGAAAAAATTTCAAAAATTCAATATAATAAATAACATTCATTATCTCCAAATAATTAAATAAAATAACTTTTTTTTTATTAAATAAATTAAATTTATTATTTGAATTGTATCTATTTATTATATTATTTTTTTCTTGAATTTGAATTGATGATATTGGTATATTATTTTGATTAATATTATTCTGATATTTTTTTTGATTAAATTTATTTCTATTAAAAAAAAATTTTTTTTTCTTAAAAAAAGTATTTTTTAAAAAAAATATTCTTTTTATCCAAGATATTAGTTTAATAAAAAAATTATTATAAAGATTTTTTTTAAAAATAGTTTTTTGACGTATATTATTAATATTAATATAATTATTAAATAATTTTTTATTTTTTAAAAATGGTTTATAATGAACTTTCTTTTCTTTAATATCTTGTTTAATATTTTTTATATTTTTATTTTTCTTAATACTATAAAAATAATCATTTATAGATGGTATTTCTTCACCTTTTCTGATTCTAGAAACAAAATAATGTGGAGTTTTCATATTTTTATTAGGTACTATTATCGTTTTTCCACCTGCTTGTCGTTTTTCAATCGCGTATACTGCATCTCTCTTCTCATTTAATAAATAACAAGCAATTTCTATAGGTACAATGGCGTGTACTTCATATGTATTTTCTTTTAATGCTTCTTCTTCGATTAAACGTAAAATTGATAAAGATAAAGATTCATTATCTCTAATGGTACCTGTTCCAGTACACCGAGGACAAATATGATGACTAGAATCACCTAAAGAAGTACTAACTCTTTGCCTTGACATTTCTAATAAACCAAACCTAGAAATATTGCCAATTTGAACTCGAGCTCTATCTTTACGTACAATTTCACGTAATTTATTTTCAACAGCTTTTTGATGACTTAGAGGTGTCATATCTATAAAATCTATTACTATTAATCCACCTAAATCTCGAAGTCTTAATTGTCTTGAAATTTCTTCTACCGCTTCTAAATTTGTATTAAAAGCTGTAGATTCAATATCTATACCTTGGGTAGAACGAGCTGAATTAATATCAATAGCTGTTAGTGCTTCAGTACTATCTACCATAATTGAACCACCTGATGGTAATTGTACCTTTCTTTGAAAAGCAGAATTAATTTGAGATTCGATTTGGTAATAACTAAATAATGGAATATTTCCAGTATAAAGTTTTATTTTATTAATAAAATCTGGACGTCCTAAAGCTGAAATATGCTCAAGAGCTATATTAAATATTCTAGGATTATCAATTAAAATTTCACCAATATCTTGCCGTAAATAATCTCTAAATGCACGAAAAATTACATTACTTTCCTGATGAATTAAAAATGGAGCAGATTTTTTTAATGCAGCTTTTTGAATAGCATCCCAATGCTTTAATCTCAGATATAAATCCCATTGTAATGATTTTATAGATTTTCCAAAACCTGCAGTTCTAATAATTAAACCCATATTTTTAGGAAATTTTAAAGATAAAAATAGCATTTTTAATTCGCTTCTATCATGTCCTTCAATTCTTCTAGATACACCAGTAATATTAGGACTATTTGGCATTAATACTAAATAACTTCCTGCCAAACTAATAAAAGTTGTTAAAGCTGCACCTTTTTTTCCTCTTTCTTCTTTATTTATTTGAACAATAAGTTCTTGCCCTTCTTTCAAAACATCTTTAATTTCTGAATTCAAATTATCATATTTTTTAAGAAAGTATTTTTTAGAAATTTCCTTGAAAGGTAAAAAACCATGTTTTTCCATACCATAATCTACAAAAACAGCATTTAAACTTGGTTCTATTCGAGTAATTCTTCCTTTGTATATATTCGATTTTTTTTGTTCCGATCCAGTATTTTCTATATCAAGATCATATAAACGTTGACCATCAACAAGAGCTACACGCAACTCTTCCTGTTGAGTTGCATTAATTAACATTCTTTTCATTATAACTTTTTCTCTCTTATTTTTACAAATAAGTAAATACATCAACAGGAAATATATATTTTTAAAAAAATTAATATTTTATTAATTCATTATGAGTTTTATTTAAAATATATATAAAATAAATTATTTTAAAATACTAATGAAATAATTTAAAAATTAATTAATAATATTATTTACTTTTTATAATTTAAAAATTATAAAAAAATTTAATTATTGATAGTAATATATTTATATATTTAATTATATTATAATTAATAAAAATTAAAAAAATTACTTTATTAATAGAGATTTTTTTAATGACATATAAACAATTATCTACATCTATTATATATATTAATGAAAATATGATAAATCAACGTATTGATAATTTTTTGAAAAAAAAATTTAATAATATACCTAAAAGTATGATTTATCGTATTATTAGAATAGGTCAAGTTCGAATAAATAAAAAAAGAATTAAACCAAATTATAAACTTAAAATCGGAGATTATATAAAAATTCCACCAATTAAAATCGCATTTAAAGAAAAAAAAAATTTTCATATTAAAAATAATCAAAAAAAAAAATTAAATAACATACTTTATGAAGATAATTATTTATTAATAATAAATAAACCTTCTGGCCTTGCAGTTCATGGTGGAAGTGGTTTAAATTTTGGGATTATAGAATATTTTCGAAAAATTCGACCATTAGAAAAATGTCTTGATCTTGTTCATCGTATTGATCGAGATACATCCGGAATATTAATTTTAGCAAAAAAACGTTCTTCTCTTATTTCAATGCATGAACAAATAAGAAATAATAAAATAAAAAAAGAATATATTGCATTAGTACATGGACTTTGGCCATATACTTTAAAAAAAGTATCAAAACCTCTATTACAAATTAATTTAAAAAATAAACAAAAAAAAATGTTTATTCATAAAACTGGAAAACCTTCATTAACTTATTTTAAAATAAAAAAACAATATACTACTACAACATTACTTTCAATTTTTCCTAAGACAGGAAGAACACATCAAATTCGAGCCCATACTTGTTATTCAGGTCATCCAATATTATTTGATAAACTTTATGGAGATACAAATTTAGATAAAATAGTAAAAAATAAAATAAATTTTAATAGACTTTTTTTACATGCTAATTCAATAAAATTTATACATCCTAAATATGGTAATATATTACATATAAAAGCACCGTTAGATTTAAAAATTAAAAATTTTTTAAATATACTTGATAAAAAATATAAATCAAATTAATTTTAGTTTAAATAAAATAAATCTTTATTAATATAAAAATATCTTAAGAGAAAAATTATTATGGCTGTACAAAAAAACAAACCAACTCGATCTAAAAGAGGAATGCGACGTTTACATGATATATTAAAACAAGAAACACTATCTACAGATAAATGCTCTAAAGAAATACATATTCGGCATCATATAACACCAGATGGTTTTTATAAAGGTAAAAAAGTTATTTAAATATATAAAACGGTATTATAAAAAAGTACCGTTTTATACTAAAAATGAATCTTAATTTTTAATATTAACAAAAAATCAATTCATTATTTTTTTAAATATATTATATTTAAAAAGGTTATTCTAATGTGCTTATTTTCTATGCTATTTCCAGGCCAAGGAATTCAATATAATAATATGTTATCCTCTTTTTTAAATCGAGAAAATATTTTTAAAAATACTTTTCAAGAAGCATCAGAATATATAAATTTTAATTTACTAAATTTAATGAAAAACGATTCAATAGAAAAAATTAATAACGAATATATACAAACTTTAATATTAACTTCATCAATTGCAATTTATAGACTTTGGAAAAAATATAATGGAAAAAATCCAGCATTTATGTCAGGTCATAGTTTAGGAGAATATTCTGCATTAGTTTGTTCTAATGCAATGAATTTTAAAGATGCATTGAAAGTTGTTTATTTACGCGGTCAATTTATGCAAAAAATAATTTTAAATAGATCTTTTTTAGTACAAGCTATAATTGGTTTAGATAAAAAAATTATTAAAAAAATTTTAAAAAAATACGTAAATAAAACAGTATCAATTGCAAGTATAAACTCTAAAAACCAAATAATTATTTCTGGAGAGACATTAGACGTACATCAAGTAAGTTTAGATTGTAGAAAAAAGGGAGCAAAATTTATATTGAATCTTAATATTAATATTCCAGTACACAATTATTTAATGAAACCAGTTGCTAAAAAAATTAAGTATATATTAAATAATATTAAAATTAAAAAACCTATAATACCAGTAATTAATAATGTTAATGTAAAATGTGAAAATCATAGTAAAAATATTAAAACAGCTTTAATTAAACAAGTATATAAAACTGTAAGATGGAAAGAAATAATAGACTTTATAAAATCAAAAAAAATTTTTACTATGCTTGAAATTGGTCCTAATAATATCTTAACTAATTTAAATAAAAAAAATAAAAATCTAGTCTCTCTTAGTACTAATAATAAAAAAAATTTTTTATATGCTTTTAAAAAAATTAATAAAAATTATGAAAAATAAAAAAAAAACTGCTTTAATAACAGGTGCA
The Buchnera aphidicola (Protaphis terricola) genome window above contains:
- the rpmF gene encoding 50S ribosomal protein L32 → MAVQKNKPTRSKRGMRRLHDILKQETLSTDKCSKEIHIRHHITPDGFYKGKKVI
- the fabD gene encoding ACP S-malonyltransferase, whose amino-acid sequence is MLFPGQGIQYNNMLSSFLNRENIFKNTFQEASEYINFNLLNLMKNDSIEKINNEYIQTLILTSSIAIYRLWKKYNGKNPAFMSGHSLGEYSALVCSNAMNFKDALKVVYLRGQFMQKIILNRSFLVQAIIGLDKKIIKKILKKYVNKTVSIASINSKNQIIISGETLDVHQVSLDCRKKGAKFILNLNINIPVHNYLMKPVAKKIKYILNNIKIKKPIIPVINNVNVKCENHSKNIKTALIKQVYKTVRWKEIIDFIKSKKIFTMLEIGPNNILTNLNKKNKNLVSLSTNNKKNFLYAFKKINKNYEK
- the rne gene encoding ribonuclease E gives rise to the protein MKRMLINATQQEELRVALVDGQRLYDLDIENTGSEQKKSNIYKGRITRIEPSLNAVFVDYGMEKHGFLPFKEISKKYFLKKYDNLNSEIKDVLKEGQELIVQINKEERGKKGAALTTFISLAGSYLVLMPNSPNITGVSRRIEGHDRSELKMLFLSLKFPKNMGLIIRTAGFGKSIKSLQWDLYLRLKHWDAIQKAALKKSAPFLIHQESNVIFRAFRDYLRQDIGEILIDNPRIFNIALEHISALGRPDFINKIKLYTGNIPLFSYYQIESQINSAFQRKVQLPSGGSIMVDSTEALTAIDINSARSTQGIDIESTAFNTNLEAVEEISRQLRLRDLGGLIVIDFIDMTPLSHQKAVENKLREIVRKDRARVQIGNISRFGLLEMSRQRVSTSLGDSSHHICPRCTGTGTIRDNESLSLSILRLIEEEALKENTYEVHAIVPIEIACYLLNEKRDAVYAIEKRQAGGKTIIVPNKNMKTPHYFVSRIRKGEEIPSINDYFYSIKKNKNIKNIKQDIKEKKVHYKPFLKNKKLFNNYININNIRQKTIFKKNLYNNFFIKLISWIKRIFFLKNTFFKKKKFFFNRNKFNQKKYQNNINQNNIPISSIQIQEKNNIINRYNSNNKFNLFNKKKVILFNYLEIMNVIYYIEFLKFFQLDIYNLRNKFFLKKKIPYKNIILSKNYIFKKRNKNIKSSKNKDSFFIFNKIFNIYKLKHIQFCKLMINHMIYLKKIEFKKFNFQNSLKKINVLKKYHYLYRKNKISNFYPNKNNIIIKNNASKYNKTNIIKKNIKIFVNQVKKKIKHKNIIEERKKNKLIFKNCYILQCNQNKLLNNLKKEKQNQIFEPITKIYSKNFPNKYKKKVKKTIFTIQPNTKKVSAGAHSAKNYSSSPVTKIKEF
- the rluC gene encoding 23S rRNA pseudouridine(955/2504/2580) synthase RluC, which produces MTYKQLSTSIIYINENMINQRIDNFLKKKFNNIPKSMIYRIIRIGQVRINKKRIKPNYKLKIGDYIKIPPIKIAFKEKKNFHIKNNQKKKLNNILYEDNYLLIINKPSGLAVHGGSGLNFGIIEYFRKIRPLEKCLDLVHRIDRDTSGILILAKKRSSLISMHEQIRNNKIKKEYIALVHGLWPYTLKKVSKPLLQINLKNKQKKMFIHKTGKPSLTYFKIKKQYTTTTLLSIFPKTGRTHQIRAHTCYSGHPILFDKLYGDTNLDKIVKNKINFNRLFLHANSIKFIHPKYGNILHIKAPLDLKIKNFLNILDKKYKSN